One genomic window of Mercenaria mercenaria strain notata chromosome 2, MADL_Memer_1, whole genome shotgun sequence includes the following:
- the LOC123564443 gene encoding beta-1,3-galactosyltransferase 1-like isoform X2: MRIRTMPYRPKLVVLIIVVIIVLITNRTIFYIRSSIEDVDQAKLKTLKKLAKDESLATVNRISAKFAPFQQKQIQENFMQIEQLQDAKTSVGQPQSEKKLQPPVQYGKDSYLKYFKDTNDNDIQDSFVNLHNYGFILNNKHACNKNVLVLVLINSDPRKYKERKLIRDTWGSVRFYSGANIVPLFILAKVEDQNLQDKIVLESKTNLDIIQGNFIDSYRNLTYKCVMGLHWVQKYCNHTKFVVKVDDDTLIDIYHLVRFLLQKSPDGNVEDFLYCSIYHNQGPRRTKDDKWFVPESEYPYSKYPPYCEGFAYVMSYDVTKKLYHASREVKFYWIDDVYITGFAALKAGVFQRNMESGHGYNLLESEHLSKNVQSSMFLLAKYEHLRKNWGAAWNDIKSFHQIE; this comes from the coding sequence ATGCGGATACGGACGATGCCCTATAGACCTAAGCTCGTTGTCCTAATTATTGTTGTCATCATCGTCCTGATTACCAACCGAACCATTTTCTACATAAGATCAAGCATTGAAGACGTTGATCAAGCCAAATTAAAAACACTGAAGAAACTTGCAAAAGACGAAAGCTTAGCAACAGTGAATCGGATATCAGCAAAATTTGCACCATTTCAACAAAAGCAAATACAAGAAAACTTTATGCAAATTGAACAATTACAAGATGCAAAAACTAGTGTAGGACAACCACAATCTGAGAAGAAGTTACAGCCGCCTGTCCAGTACGGAAAGGATAGCTACCTTAAATATTTCAAGGATACAAATGATAATGACATACAAGACTCTTTTGTAAATCTTCACAACTATGGCTTTATTCTAAATAACAAACATGCGtgcaacaaaaatgttttagttttgGTTCTAATAAATAGTGATCCTAGAAAATATAAGGAACGGAAATTGATAAGAGATACTTGGGGATCAGTAAGGTTTTACTCAGGTGCTAATATTGTGCCGTTGTTTATTCTTGCAAAAGTGGAAGATCAAAACTTACAAGATAAAATCGTTTTGGAAAGTAAAACAAATCTTGATATTATTCAAGGAAATTTTATAGACTCGTATCGCAATCTGACGTATAAATGTGTAATGGGATTGCACTGGGTTCAAAAATATTGTAACCATACTAAGTTCGTTGTCAAGGTTGACGATGACACCCTTATTGATATTTATCATTTGGTTCGTTTCCTTTTACAAAAGTCCCCGGATGGAAATGTAGAAGACTTTCTGTATTGTTCAATATACCATAACCAAGGACCACGTAGGACAAAGGATGACAAATGGTTCGTGCCAGAAAGTGAATACCCATATTCAAAATATCCGCCATATTGCGAAGGATTTGCTTACGTCATGTCATATGACGTCACTAAGAAACTTTATCATGCTTCCAGAGAAGTGAAATTCTATTGGATAGATGATGTTTATATTACTGGCTTTGCTGCTTTAAAAGCCGGTGTTTTTCAACGGAATATGGAAAGCGGACATGGATATAATTTACTTGAGTCTGAACATCTTTCTAAAAATGTGCAATCGTCCATGTTTCTACTGGCAAAGTATGAACACTTGAGGAAGAACTGGGGTGCAGCTTGGAATGACATAAAGTCTTTTCATCAAATAGAATAG
- the LOC123564443 gene encoding beta-1,3-galactosyltransferase 1-like isoform X1, translating to MVRNMRIRTMPYRPKLVVLIIVVIIVLITNRTIFYIRSSIEDVDQAKLKTLKKLAKDESLATVNRISAKFAPFQQKQIQENFMQIEQLQDAKTSVGQPQSEKKLQPPVQYGKDSYLKYFKDTNDNDIQDSFVNLHNYGFILNNKHACNKNVLVLVLINSDPRKYKERKLIRDTWGSVRFYSGANIVPLFILAKVEDQNLQDKIVLESKTNLDIIQGNFIDSYRNLTYKCVMGLHWVQKYCNHTKFVVKVDDDTLIDIYHLVRFLLQKSPDGNVEDFLYCSIYHNQGPRRTKDDKWFVPESEYPYSKYPPYCEGFAYVMSYDVTKKLYHASREVKFYWIDDVYITGFAALKAGVFQRNMESGHGYNLLESEHLSKNVQSSMFLLAKYEHLRKNWGAAWNDIKSFHQIE from the exons ATGGTAA GAAACATGCGGATACGGACGATGCCCTATAGACCTAAGCTCGTTGTCCTAATTATTGTTGTCATCATCGTCCTGATTACCAACCGAACCATTTTCTACATAAGATCAAGCATTGAAGACGTTGATCAAGCCAAATTAAAAACACTGAAGAAACTTGCAAAAGACGAAAGCTTAGCAACAGTGAATCGGATATCAGCAAAATTTGCACCATTTCAACAAAAGCAAATACAAGAAAACTTTATGCAAATTGAACAATTACAAGATGCAAAAACTAGTGTAGGACAACCACAATCTGAGAAGAAGTTACAGCCGCCTGTCCAGTACGGAAAGGATAGCTACCTTAAATATTTCAAGGATACAAATGATAATGACATACAAGACTCTTTTGTAAATCTTCACAACTATGGCTTTATTCTAAATAACAAACATGCGtgcaacaaaaatgttttagttttgGTTCTAATAAATAGTGATCCTAGAAAATATAAGGAACGGAAATTGATAAGAGATACTTGGGGATCAGTAAGGTTTTACTCAGGTGCTAATATTGTGCCGTTGTTTATTCTTGCAAAAGTGGAAGATCAAAACTTACAAGATAAAATCGTTTTGGAAAGTAAAACAAATCTTGATATTATTCAAGGAAATTTTATAGACTCGTATCGCAATCTGACGTATAAATGTGTAATGGGATTGCACTGGGTTCAAAAATATTGTAACCATACTAAGTTCGTTGTCAAGGTTGACGATGACACCCTTATTGATATTTATCATTTGGTTCGTTTCCTTTTACAAAAGTCCCCGGATGGAAATGTAGAAGACTTTCTGTATTGTTCAATATACCATAACCAAGGACCACGTAGGACAAAGGATGACAAATGGTTCGTGCCAGAAAGTGAATACCCATATTCAAAATATCCGCCATATTGCGAAGGATTTGCTTACGTCATGTCATATGACGTCACTAAGAAACTTTATCATGCTTCCAGAGAAGTGAAATTCTATTGGATAGATGATGTTTATATTACTGGCTTTGCTGCTTTAAAAGCCGGTGTTTTTCAACGGAATATGGAAAGCGGACATGGATATAATTTACTTGAGTCTGAACATCTTTCTAAAAATGTGCAATCGTCCATGTTTCTACTGGCAAAGTATGAACACTTGAGGAAGAACTGGGGTGCAGCTTGGAATGACATAAAGTCTTTTCATCAAATAGAATAG